From the genome of Solidesulfovibrio carbinolicus, one region includes:
- a CDS encoding carboxymuconolactone decarboxylase family protein: protein METSERYARGMAALTALAPDKARAVQEALGGVAPDLGRFVVEFGYGDIFTRPGLSPELRQTATIAALTALGNAAPQLAFHMEAGLAAGLSAEAIVEIIYVATVFAGFPAGINAIGVCREVFAAKGITVTPPDAYAGQPADRRERGLAALSVTSREAGERVLASMGDMAPDFGGWLLDFSYGDVISRGVLSPGAKEIAMIAAATARGTMGPQLAVHVRAGLAVGLTSEQIVETVMQMAAYAGFPAAINGMLVVRDVFAATGS, encoded by the coding sequence ATGGAAACGAGTGAACGATATGCTCGCGGCATGGCGGCTTTGACGGCGCTGGCCCCGGACAAGGCGCGGGCGGTGCAGGAGGCCTTGGGTGGCGTGGCCCCGGATTTGGGGCGCTTTGTGGTGGAATTCGGCTATGGCGACATTTTCACCCGGCCGGGCTTGTCGCCGGAGCTGCGCCAGACGGCCACCATCGCGGCCTTGACGGCGCTGGGCAACGCCGCGCCGCAGTTGGCGTTTCATATGGAGGCCGGGCTGGCCGCCGGGCTTTCGGCCGAGGCGATTGTGGAGATCATTTACGTGGCCACGGTATTTGCCGGATTTCCGGCCGGCATCAACGCCATTGGCGTGTGCCGGGAGGTGTTCGCGGCCAAGGGAATCACGGTGACGCCGCCGGACGCGTATGCCGGCCAGCCGGCGGACCGGCGTGAGCGGGGTTTGGCGGCCTTGTCGGTGACCAGCCGGGAGGCCGGGGAGCGGGTGTTGGCCTCCATGGGCGACATGGCGCCGGATTTCGGCGGCTGGCTGCTGGATTTCTCGTATGGCGACGTGATTTCGCGGGGCGTGCTCTCGCCCGGGGCCAAGGAGATCGCCATGATCGCGGCGGCGACGGCGCGCGGGACCATGGGGCCGCAGCTGGCCGTGCATGTGCGGGCGGGACTGGCGGTGGGGCTCACGAGCGAGCAGATCGTGGAGACGGTCATGCAGATGGCGGCCTATGCCGGATTTCCGGCGGCCATAAACGGCATGTTGGTGGTACGGGACGTTTTTGCCGCAACGGGGTCGTAA
- a CDS encoding LysR substrate-binding domain-containing protein has translation MELRDFRYVLAVSEELHFGRAAARLHMSQPPLSQRIRDIENDLGTPLFTRTSRRVALTPAGHALADKARHILALAEEAAALAKRVGAGLAGRLTLGFVNPAMDAFLAAALPRFRHQAPDVELRLQEMTTPQQTDALTAGRLDLGFIRYAGQTIPGATITEILREPYILALPANHPLTNNPTPSLADLHNQPLIIPPPAALPALAHAMASAFAQAGAAPIPVQEAASKFTTLGLVAAGLGLALVPASAQVWQRQNVAFRPLAQGLPPVIHAAAIPEGRASVAAERLVELARLCADGEEHGEK, from the coding sequence ATGGAACTGCGTGATTTCCGCTACGTCCTGGCCGTGTCCGAGGAACTGCACTTCGGCCGGGCCGCCGCCCGGCTCCACATGTCCCAGCCCCCCTTAAGCCAACGCATCCGCGACATCGAAAATGACCTGGGCACGCCGCTTTTCACCCGCACCAGCCGCCGCGTGGCCCTGACACCGGCCGGTCATGCCCTGGCCGACAAGGCCCGGCACATCCTGGCCCTGGCCGAGGAAGCCGCCGCCCTGGCCAAACGCGTGGGCGCGGGCCTGGCCGGCCGCCTCACCCTGGGGTTCGTCAACCCGGCCATGGACGCCTTCCTCGCCGCCGCCCTGCCCCGCTTTCGACACCAAGCCCCGGACGTGGAACTGCGCCTGCAGGAAATGACCACCCCGCAACAAACCGACGCCCTCACCGCCGGCCGCCTCGACCTCGGCTTCATCCGCTACGCCGGCCAAACCATCCCAGGCGCGACCATCACCGAAATCCTGCGCGAACCCTACATCCTCGCCCTGCCCGCCAACCACCCGCTCACCAACAACCCCACCCCCAGCCTCGCCGATCTCCACAACCAGCCGCTCATTATCCCCCCGCCCGCCGCACTGCCCGCCCTGGCCCACGCCATGGCCTCCGCCTTCGCCCAAGCCGGAGCCGCCCCCATCCCCGTCCAGGAAGCCGCCAGCAAATTCACGACGCTTGGCCTCGTGGCCGCCGGCCTCGGCCTGGCCCTCGTCCCGGCCTCGGCCCAAGTCTGGCAACGCCAAAACGTAGCCTTCCGCCCCCTCGCCCAAGGCCTGCCCCCCGTCATTCACGCCGCCGCTATCCCCGAAGGACGAGCGTCAGTGGCAGCCGAGAGGTTGGTGGAGTTGGCGCGGCTATGCGCGGATGGAGAAGAACATGGCGAAAAATAA
- a CDS encoding YitT family protein: MQRLTNNIFFNLAVLTFGAAVYSFGIKDIVVAKGLMSGGVSGVALLLFYLTGALGPGVYYFLLNLPLMVLGWVSLSRRFILYTVYGMGILSLFMQLLPERALIADPLLAAVFGGAVMGAGSGIMLRTLGSAGGTDILAIWLNQKYNLRIGQFNFVFNLAVFAAGMAFYDPTLALYSIILSYANSKVMDYVLALFNQRKMVFIISDKADAIARDIISSLKRGATFLHGAGAYTGKSKRVILTITNTVEIKRLEELVFSHDPNAFFVVENTFNVLGEGFSRRKVY; this comes from the coding sequence ATGCAACGACTGACCAACAACATCTTCTTCAACCTCGCCGTGCTCACCTTCGGCGCGGCCGTCTACAGCTTCGGCATCAAGGACATCGTGGTGGCCAAGGGGCTGATGTCCGGCGGCGTCTCGGGCGTGGCCCTGCTCCTTTTCTACCTCACTGGCGCGCTGGGGCCCGGCGTCTACTACTTCCTGCTCAACCTGCCGCTCATGGTCCTGGGCTGGGTGAGCCTGTCGCGCCGGTTCATCCTTTACACCGTCTACGGCATGGGCATCTTGAGCCTTTTCATGCAACTTTTGCCCGAACGGGCGCTCATTGCCGATCCCCTCCTGGCCGCCGTCTTCGGCGGCGCGGTCATGGGAGCCGGCTCGGGCATCATGCTGCGCACCCTGGGTTCGGCCGGCGGCACCGACATCCTGGCCATCTGGCTCAACCAGAAATACAATCTGCGCATCGGCCAGTTCAATTTCGTCTTCAACCTGGCCGTGTTCGCCGCCGGCATGGCCTTCTACGACCCCACCCTGGCCCTGTATTCCATCATCCTCTCCTACGCCAACTCCAAGGTGATGGATTACGTGCTGGCCCTTTTCAACCAGCGCAAGATGGTCTTTATCATCTCCGACAAGGCCGACGCCATCGCCCGCGACATCATCTCCTCCCTCAAACGCGGCGCAACGTTCCTGCACGGAGCCGGAGCCTACACCGGCAAATCCAAACGCGTCATCCTCACCATCACCAACACCGTGGAAATCAAACGCCTGGAAGAACTCGTCTTTAGCCACGACCCCAACGCCTTCTTCGTGGTCGAAAACACCTTCAACGTCCTCGGCGAAGGTTTCTCGCGCAGGAAAGTGTATTGA